From Streptomyces sp. NBC_00370, a single genomic window includes:
- a CDS encoding DedA family protein, which produces MAPPPLPGVLGNLAPILDHWGYLAVGGLLFVEDFGVPVPGETVLIAAAVYAGTGQLNIVAVVLIALVAAVAGDNVGYAIGRYGGHRLVNRYGKYVLLTPPRVAKAEAFFERHGGKIVTIARFVDGLRQANGIIAGMSGMSWPRFLAFNSLGAALWVGVWSVLGYFAGQHVDTIYPAIERYELYFLAALVAVVAFFVVRHLRRRRRDGSDDETDDKPDEETDGETNDETQDKTQDKS; this is translated from the coding sequence ATGGCTCCGCCGCCGCTCCCAGGTGTCCTCGGCAACCTCGCGCCGATCCTCGACCACTGGGGCTATCTCGCCGTCGGCGGTCTGCTGTTCGTGGAGGACTTCGGCGTACCGGTCCCCGGCGAGACGGTACTGATCGCAGCGGCCGTCTACGCCGGCACCGGACAGCTGAACATCGTGGCCGTCGTGCTGATCGCCTTGGTCGCCGCGGTGGCCGGCGACAACGTCGGCTACGCCATCGGGCGCTACGGCGGCCACCGGCTGGTCAACCGCTACGGCAAGTACGTCCTGCTCACTCCGCCCCGGGTGGCCAAGGCCGAGGCGTTCTTCGAGCGGCACGGCGGCAAGATCGTCACCATCGCCCGGTTCGTGGACGGGCTGCGCCAGGCCAACGGCATCATCGCGGGAATGAGCGGGATGTCCTGGCCGAGATTCCTCGCGTTCAACTCGCTCGGCGCCGCCCTGTGGGTCGGTGTCTGGTCGGTGCTCGGGTACTTCGCCGGACAGCACGTGGACACCATCTATCCGGCGATCGAGCGCTACGAGCTGTACTTCCTGGCGGCGCTGGTGGCCGTCGTCGCGTTCTTCGTCGTCCGCCATCTGCGCCGTCGCCGTCGCGACGGGTCGGACGACGAGACGGACGACAAGCCGGACGAGGAGACGGACGGCGAGACGAACGACGAGACGCAGGACAAGACGCAGGACAAGTCCTAG
- the pabB gene encoding aminodeoxychorismate synthase component I: MRTLLVDNYDSFTYNLFHQLAEVNGVAPEVIRNDDPGWRPELLDAFDNVVLSPGPGTPHSPADIGLCAGIVEDARIPVLGVCLGHQALALAHGARVVRAPEPRHGRASAVLHDGTGLFEALPSPLEVIRYHSLVVDALPPVLEPLARTADGVLMALRHRSLPLWGVQFHPESIGTRGGRRLMANFRRLTEQHGRRRAVPAPRRSRPATATATADVEHGEHVEHVKPRRLRVVAERLTTRWDAEVVFDRLFRAGRHPFWLDSGTPAHPAPGRLSMMGDATGPLARVATADVQAGTVTVASRHATRTVPGGFLDWLEQDLRATGVTAPELPFDFALGWVGYLGYELKADHDGDRAHPSAEPDAVMVFADRAVVLDHGDNATYLLALAEDGDEGPALGWLRETAERLAGLAGLRPGPVAPPVPAGRGEVVLRLRHERDMYLKLIDTCRQEIGAGETYEVCLTNMIETELPGVDPWQLYRSLRRISPAPFGAFLGFGEVSVLSTSPERFLRVDRYGTAESRPIKGTRPRGATAADDALAVADLAASEKDRAENLMIVDLVRNDLGRNAVTGSVTAEPVFQVETYASAHQLVSTVRARLRPDSGAVAAVRDAFPGGSMTGAPKIRTMRIIDGLEGGPRGVYSGAIGYFSLTGAADLSIVIRTAVLHGNRLSYGVGGAIIDLSDPAAEFEETAVKATPLLTLLGASFPGRADTT; this comes from the coding sequence ATGCGTACGCTTCTCGTCGACAACTACGACTCGTTCACCTACAACCTGTTCCACCAGCTGGCCGAGGTCAACGGCGTGGCACCCGAGGTGATACGCAACGACGACCCCGGCTGGCGGCCGGAGCTGCTCGACGCCTTCGACAACGTCGTCCTGTCGCCCGGACCCGGAACGCCGCACAGCCCCGCCGACATCGGTCTCTGCGCCGGGATCGTCGAGGACGCCAGGATCCCGGTCCTCGGGGTGTGCCTCGGCCACCAGGCACTGGCGCTCGCCCACGGAGCGCGGGTCGTGCGCGCACCCGAGCCGCGGCACGGCCGGGCGTCGGCGGTGCTGCACGACGGCACCGGCCTCTTCGAGGCACTGCCCTCGCCGCTGGAGGTGATCCGCTACCACTCGCTCGTGGTGGACGCGCTGCCTCCCGTCCTTGAGCCGCTGGCGCGCACCGCCGACGGCGTCCTGATGGCGTTGCGGCACCGGAGCCTGCCGCTGTGGGGCGTGCAGTTCCATCCCGAGTCCATAGGCACGCGGGGCGGCCGGCGGCTGATGGCGAACTTCCGCCGGCTCACCGAACAGCACGGCCGGCGCCGGGCGGTGCCGGCACCCCGCCGCTCTCGGCCGGCCACGGCCACGGCCACCGCCGACGTGGAGCATGGGGAGCACGTGGAGCACGTGAAGCCCCGGCGGCTGCGGGTCGTGGCCGAGCGGCTGACCACCCGCTGGGACGCCGAAGTGGTCTTCGACCGGCTGTTCAGGGCGGGCCGGCACCCGTTCTGGCTGGACAGCGGTACGCCGGCGCACCCGGCCCCGGGCCGGCTGTCGATGATGGGCGACGCCACAGGCCCGCTCGCCCGCGTGGCCACCGCCGATGTCCAGGCGGGCACGGTGACGGTCGCATCGCGGCACGCCACCCGGACCGTACCGGGCGGCTTCCTCGACTGGCTCGAACAGGACCTGCGCGCGACCGGCGTGACCGCGCCCGAGCTGCCCTTCGACTTCGCGCTCGGCTGGGTCGGCTATCTGGGGTACGAGCTGAAGGCCGACCACGACGGGGACCGTGCCCACCCGTCGGCGGAACCCGACGCGGTCATGGTCTTCGCCGACCGGGCCGTCGTCCTCGACCACGGCGACAACGCGACGTATCTGCTGGCCCTCGCCGAGGACGGGGACGAGGGCCCCGCGCTCGGCTGGCTGCGGGAGACCGCCGAACGGCTCGCCGGCCTCGCCGGACTGCGGCCGGGACCCGTCGCCCCGCCGGTGCCGGCGGGGCGGGGGGAGGTGGTGCTGCGGCTGCGCCACGAGCGGGACATGTACCTCAAGCTCATCGACACCTGCCGGCAGGAGATCGGCGCGGGCGAGACCTACGAGGTCTGTTTGACCAACATGATCGAGACGGAGCTGCCCGGCGTCGACCCGTGGCAGCTCTACCGTTCACTGCGGCGGATCAGCCCGGCGCCGTTCGGTGCCTTCCTGGGATTCGGCGAGGTGTCCGTACTCAGCACATCGCCCGAGCGGTTCCTGCGGGTCGACCGGTACGGGACGGCCGAGTCACGCCCGATCAAGGGGACCAGACCACGGGGCGCCACCGCGGCGGACGACGCCCTCGCCGTCGCGGATCTCGCGGCCAGCGAGAAGGACCGCGCGGAGAACCTGATGATCGTCGACCTGGTCCGCAACGACCTCGGCCGTAACGCCGTGACCGGCTCCGTCACCGCGGAACCCGTCTTCCAGGTGGAGACGTACGCGTCGGCGCACCAGCTGGTCAGCACGGTACGGGCCCGGCTGCGCCCGGACAGCGGCGCGGTGGCGGCCGTACGGGACGCCTTCCCGGGCGGCTCGATGACCGGGGCGCCGAAGATCCGCACCATGCGGATCATCGACGGTCTCGAAGGCGGGCCGCGCGGTGTCTACTCCGGGGCGATCGGCTACTTCTCCCTCACCGGGGCCGCCGATCTCAGCATCGTCATCCGCACGGCCGTGCTGCACGGGAACCGGCTGAGTTACGGGGTCGGCGGCGCGATCATCGATCTCTCGGACCCGGCGGCGGAGTTCGAGGAGACGGCGGTCAAGGCGACACCGCTGCTCACGCTGCTGGGCGCGAGCTTCCCCGGCAGGGCGGACACGACCTAG
- a CDS encoding 3-hydroxybutyrate dehydrogenase encodes MSRPTVPAPLDLTGRTALVTGAASGIGRACALRLAAAGAAVTALDRDAEGLEALAPAAEGLPGAVRPEVLDLTDLDAAERAAAGADILVNNAGIQLVRPIEEYPPDVFHTVLTVMLEAPFRLIRGALPHMYGNGWGRIVNISSVHGLRASAYKSAYVAAKHGLEGLSKTAALEGAPHGVTSNCVNPAYVRTPLVEKQIADQAAAHGIPEDRVVADVLLQDSALKRLMEPAEVAEAVAYLCSDHASFVTGTSLALDGGWTAH; translated from the coding sequence ATGTCCCGACCCACGGTTCCGGCCCCGCTCGACCTCACCGGCCGCACCGCGCTCGTCACCGGCGCGGCCAGCGGCATCGGCAGGGCCTGCGCGCTGCGGCTCGCCGCGGCCGGGGCGGCGGTGACCGCCCTGGACCGGGACGCCGAAGGACTCGAAGCCCTGGCCCCCGCCGCCGAGGGACTGCCCGGCGCGGTGCGGCCCGAGGTGCTGGACCTGACGGACCTCGACGCAGCCGAGCGCGCCGCGGCCGGCGCCGACATCCTCGTCAACAACGCCGGGATCCAACTCGTGCGGCCCATCGAGGAGTACCCGCCGGACGTCTTCCACACGGTGCTCACCGTGATGCTGGAGGCGCCGTTCCGGCTGATCCGGGGCGCGCTGCCGCACATGTACGGCAACGGCTGGGGCCGGATCGTCAACATCTCGTCGGTGCACGGACTGCGCGCCTCGGCGTACAAGTCGGCGTACGTGGCGGCCAAGCACGGTCTCGAAGGGCTCTCCAAGACCGCCGCCCTGGAAGGCGCGCCCCACGGCGTCACCTCCAACTGCGTCAACCCCGCCTATGTGCGCACCCCGCTGGTCGAGAAGCAGATCGCCGACCAGGCGGCGGCGCACGGCATCCCCGAGGACCGGGTCGTCGCCGATGTGCTGCTCCAGGACAGCGCGCTCAAGCGGCTCATGGAGCCGGCCGAGGTGGCCGAGGCCGTCGCCTATCTCTGTTCCGACCACGCCTCGTTCGTCACGGGCACCTCGCTCGCGCTGGACGGCGGCTGGACCGCGCACTGA
- a CDS encoding NUDIX hydrolase: MGTPDFIQRIRATAGHQLMLLPGVSAIVFDDEGRVLLGRRADTGEWSVIGGIPEPGEQPATTAVREVFEETGVECVAERVVLVQAAHRPITYPNGDVCQFMDITIRCRAVGGDARVNDEESLEVGWFSVDALPALEEFGLFRIKQALTDAPTWFDPTP, encoded by the coding sequence ATGGGAACTCCAGACTTCATCCAGCGGATCAGGGCCACGGCGGGACACCAGCTCATGCTGCTGCCGGGGGTCAGCGCGATCGTCTTCGACGACGAGGGACGCGTCCTGCTCGGACGGCGGGCCGACACCGGCGAGTGGTCCGTCATCGGCGGCATCCCGGAACCGGGGGAGCAGCCGGCGACGACCGCCGTACGCGAGGTGTTCGAAGAGACCGGCGTGGAGTGTGTGGCCGAGCGCGTCGTACTCGTCCAGGCGGCGCACCGGCCCATCACCTACCCCAACGGCGACGTCTGCCAGTTCATGGACATCACCATCCGCTGCCGGGCGGTCGGCGGCGACGCGCGGGTCAACGACGAGGAGTCGCTCGAAGTCGGCTGGTTCTCCGTGGACGCCCTGCCCGCCCTGGAGGAGTTCGGCCTCTTCCGGATCAAACAGGCCCTCACCGACGCTCCCACCTGGTTCGACCCCACTCCCTGA
- the lnt gene encoding apolipoprotein N-acyltransferase, with amino-acid sequence MSATMTSVDTSAQDPAPTRGSRLVRPAAAVVSGVLLYLSFPPRPLWWLALPAFALLAWTLYGRRLRAGFGLGYLAGLGFMLPLLIWTGGEVGSFPWLALAAAESVFIGFVGMGMAAVSRLPVWPVWSAAVWILGEGARARVPFGGFPWGKIAFGQADSVFVPLAAVGGTPVLGFAVALCGFGLYEAVRQVVAYRRTHQVSRSAVTAAALTVLVPIAGALAALPLVSDAAEDGTKTVAAIQGNVPRMGLDFNSQRRAVLDNHVKETLKVAADVKAGKVPQPDFVLWPENSSDVDPYRDGDARIVIDEAVKAIGVPTVVGAVVTPDSGPLHNRLIQWDPVKGPGATYDKRHVQPFGEYIPMRSVVRLFNSHVDEVSRDFGPGHKVGLFDLAGTEVGLATCFEAAFDGAVRDPVKAGAELIAVPSNNATFDRSEMTYQQLAMSRVRAVEHSRTVVVPATSGVSAIIRPDGTIVSQTKMFTPDALVAKVPLRTSLTPATRLGALPEGLLALVAVAAIGWVVGRSVSARRRVAS; translated from the coding sequence GTGAGCGCCACCATGACATCCGTCGACACCTCTGCGCAGGACCCCGCCCCCACCCGTGGGTCCAGGCTGGTCAGACCGGCCGCCGCCGTGGTCTCCGGTGTCCTGCTCTACCTCAGCTTCCCGCCGCGCCCCCTGTGGTGGCTGGCGCTGCCCGCCTTCGCGCTGCTCGCCTGGACGCTCTACGGCCGCCGGCTGCGCGCCGGGTTCGGTCTCGGCTATCTCGCCGGGCTCGGCTTCATGCTGCCGCTGCTGATCTGGACGGGCGGCGAGGTCGGCTCGTTCCCCTGGCTGGCCCTGGCCGCCGCCGAGTCCGTCTTCATCGGCTTCGTGGGCATGGGCATGGCGGCCGTGTCCCGGCTCCCGGTGTGGCCGGTCTGGTCGGCCGCCGTGTGGATCCTCGGCGAGGGCGCCCGGGCCCGGGTGCCGTTCGGCGGCTTCCCCTGGGGCAAGATCGCCTTCGGCCAGGCCGACAGTGTCTTCGTGCCGCTCGCGGCCGTCGGCGGCACCCCGGTGCTCGGCTTCGCCGTCGCCCTGTGCGGCTTCGGCCTGTACGAGGCGGTGCGCCAGGTCGTCGCGTACCGCCGGACGCACCAGGTGTCCCGGTCGGCGGTGACGGCCGCGGCGCTCACCGTCCTCGTCCCGATCGCCGGCGCGCTCGCCGCGCTGCCGCTCGTGAGCGACGCGGCCGAGGACGGTACGAAGACCGTCGCCGCGATCCAGGGCAACGTGCCCCGCATGGGGCTCGACTTCAACTCCCAGCGCCGCGCCGTCCTCGACAACCACGTCAAGGAGACCCTCAAGGTCGCCGCCGACGTGAAGGCGGGCAAGGTGCCGCAGCCCGACTTCGTGCTGTGGCCGGAGAACTCCTCCGACGTCGACCCGTACCGGGACGGCGACGCCAGGATCGTCATCGACGAAGCGGTCAAGGCGATCGGCGTACCGACCGTGGTCGGCGCCGTCGTCACCCCCGACTCGGGGCCGCTGCACAACAGGCTGATCCAGTGGGACCCGGTGAAGGGCCCCGGGGCCACCTACGACAAGCGGCATGTGCAGCCCTTCGGCGAGTACATCCCGATGCGCTCCGTCGTACGGCTGTTCAACTCGCACGTCGACGAGGTCAGCCGGGACTTCGGCCCCGGGCACAAGGTGGGTCTCTTCGACCTGGCCGGCACCGAGGTGGGGCTCGCCACCTGCTTCGAGGCCGCGTTCGACGGCGCCGTGCGCGACCCGGTCAAGGCGGGCGCCGAGCTGATCGCCGTGCCCAGCAACAACGCCACGTTCGACCGCAGCGAGATGACGTACCAGCAGCTCGCCATGTCGCGGGTGCGGGCCGTCGAGCACAGCAGGACCGTCGTCGTGCCCGCCACCAGCGGGGTCAGCGCGATCATCCGGCCCGACGGCACGATCGTCTCGCAGACGAAGATGTTCACCCCCGACGCGCTGGTCGCCAAGGTGCCGCTGCGCACCTCGCTGACCCCGGCCACCCGGCTCGGCGCCCTCCCCGAGGGGCTGCTGGCGCTCGTCGCCGTGGCCGCAATCGGCTGGGTCGTCGGCAGGTCCGTGTCGGCCCGGCGGCGTGTCGCCTCGTAG
- a CDS encoding O-antigen ligase family protein, with product MAVPVERPVVRERGSAPDVVGAVVLGCCAVWALISAAGTEGRPEGVLLAVLAVTAGYACGRISGSLVPVAAATTVSLAALGAAIVSSHDAASATVAVATPQGDGGAVAALLALSAGAACCAASAVRPVRIRLALRLVGLLAAATGVLLGSAAGFFTALAVVLCSLAAEHVRRRLVGLAGLALATGLVVGGSWAVAEQVLPTGLSVSLEGQLTQNRVLLWRDAVDIAGDHPLLGVGPDRFGELSPTAAQSLDTDGKTHSAPLQQAAEEGVVGVVLLAAAYGWLLYGLGRSPCANPVVLTAGASLTALAALASVGNALSFTSVTVTAGLLAGLATARPATTVPVAVAARPEPAGRGPGAPVG from the coding sequence ATGGCTGTACCGGTGGAACGGCCGGTGGTGCGGGAGCGGGGCAGTGCGCCCGACGTGGTCGGGGCCGTGGTGCTCGGCTGCTGCGCCGTGTGGGCGCTGATCAGCGCCGCGGGCACGGAAGGCAGACCCGAGGGGGTGCTGCTGGCTGTGCTCGCCGTCACGGCGGGCTATGCCTGCGGCCGGATCAGCGGCTCGCTGGTGCCGGTGGCGGCGGCGACCACGGTGTCGCTGGCCGCGCTCGGTGCGGCGATCGTGTCGAGTCACGACGCGGCGAGCGCGACGGTGGCGGTGGCGACCCCGCAGGGCGACGGCGGCGCGGTGGCCGCGCTGCTCGCGCTGTCGGCCGGCGCCGCCTGTTGTGCCGCGTCAGCGGTGCGGCCCGTACGGATCAGGCTCGCCCTGCGGCTGGTCGGGCTGCTCGCCGCGGCCACCGGGGTGCTGCTGGGCTCGGCCGCCGGGTTCTTCACGGCGCTTGCCGTGGTGCTGTGTTCGCTCGCCGCCGAGCATGTGCGCCGCCGGCTGGTCGGGCTCGCCGGGCTGGCGCTGGCCACCGGTCTGGTGGTGGGCGGCTCGTGGGCGGTGGCCGAGCAGGTGCTGCCCACGGGACTCTCGGTCTCGCTGGAGGGTCAGCTGACCCAGAACCGGGTGCTGCTGTGGCGGGACGCCGTCGACATCGCCGGGGACCATCCGCTGCTGGGGGTGGGCCCCGACCGGTTCGGTGAACTCAGCCCGACGGCCGCCCAGTCGCTGGACACGGACGGGAAGACCCACTCGGCGCCGCTCCAGCAGGCCGCCGAGGAGGGCGTGGTGGGGGTGGTGCTGCTGGCGGCGGCGTACGGCTGGCTGCTGTACGGCCTCGGCCGCTCGCCGTGCGCCAACCCGGTCGTCCTGACGGCGGGGGCGTCGCTGACGGCGCTGGCCGCGCTGGCGAGCGTGGGGAACGCGCTGAGCTTCACCTCGGTGACGGTGACGGCGGGGCTGCTCGCCGGGCTGGCGACGGCGCGCCCGGCGACGACCGTGCCGGTCGCTGTCGCGGCCCGCCCCGAGCCTGCCGGGAGGGGTCCGGGTGCCCCGGTCGGGTGA
- a CDS encoding glutamate racemase has protein sequence MKIALMDSGIGLLAAAAAVRRLRPDADLVLSSDPGTMPWGPRTPQDVTACALAVARAAAAHEPDALIVACNTASVHALPALRAELEPRLPVIGTVPAIKPAAAAGGPVAIWATPATTGSAYQRALIRDFAPSVAVTEVPCPGLADAVEHADEAAVEAAVAAAADRTPDDVSAVVLGCTHYELLAERIRTAVTDAPGRSTSAAPVALYGSADAVAAHALRRIGEQPAPGAEPTGRLTVLLGGREAALSDEALGYPEGQLLAAVTQVY, from the coding sequence GTGAAGATCGCACTCATGGACTCCGGCATCGGTCTGCTCGCGGCCGCCGCCGCGGTACGCAGGCTGCGGCCCGACGCCGATCTGGTGCTGTCGTCCGACCCCGGCACGATGCCCTGGGGCCCGCGCACCCCGCAGGACGTCACCGCGTGCGCGCTCGCCGTCGCCCGCGCGGCCGCCGCCCACGAGCCGGACGCCCTGATCGTCGCGTGCAACACCGCGTCCGTGCACGCGCTGCCCGCGCTGCGCGCCGAGCTGGAACCGCGGCTGCCCGTCATCGGTACGGTCCCGGCGATCAAGCCCGCCGCTGCCGCCGGCGGCCCCGTCGCGATCTGGGCCACCCCCGCCACCACGGGGAGCGCCTACCAGCGCGCCCTGATCCGTGACTTCGCCCCGTCCGTCGCCGTCACCGAGGTGCCGTGCCCCGGGCTCGCCGACGCGGTGGAGCACGCCGACGAAGCCGCCGTCGAGGCGGCGGTGGCCGCCGCCGCTGACCGTACCCCCGACGACGTGAGCGCCGTCGTGCTCGGCTGCACCCACTACGAACTCCTCGCCGAACGGATCCGTACGGCGGTCACCGACGCCCCGGGCCGGTCCACTTCAGCGGCGCCGGTCGCGCTGTACGGCTCGGCCGACGCGGTCGCCGCACACGCCCTGCGGCGTATCGGTGAGCAGCCCGCCCCCGGCGCCGAGCCGACCGGCCGGCTCACCGTGCTGCTCGGCGGCCGGGAGGCCGCCCTCTCCGACGAGGCGCTCGGCTATCCCGAGGGACAGCTGCTCGCCGCCGTCACCCAGGTGTACTGA